The following are encoded together in the Coffea arabica cultivar ET-39 chromosome 1c, Coffea Arabica ET-39 HiFi, whole genome shotgun sequence genome:
- the LOC113730344 gene encoding probable anion transporter 1, chloroplastic isoform X2, with protein sequence MSIAILPMASEFNWSPSTVGLIQSSFFWGYLLTQVAGGMWADTVGGKFVLGFGVVWWSIATTVTPIAARLGLPFLLVTRAIMGIGEGVAMPAMNNLLSRWVPVAERSRSLALVYSGMYLGSVTGLAFSPLLIHKFGWPSVFYSFGSLGTVWFAVWLNKAHSTPLDDPGLRLDEKKLILSNSVCKEPVKSIPWRLILSKSPVWALIISHFCHNWGTFILLTWMPTYYHQVLKFNLTESGMFSVLPWLTMAFSANVGGWIADSLVSKGVSVTIVRKIMQTIGFLGPAFFLTQLNHVDSPAMAVLCMACSQGTDAFSQSGLYSNHQDIAPRYSGVLLGLSNTAGVLAGVFGTAATGYILQHGSWDDVFKVSVGLYLAGTVVWNLFSTGEKILD encoded by the exons ATGAGTATTGCTATACTTCCGATGGCCTCAGAGTTCAACTGGAGTCCATCAACAGTGGGTTTAATAcaatcttcatttttctggGGATATCTTCTCACTCAG GTTGCAGGAGGTATGTGGGCTGACACTGTAGGTGGGAAGTTTGTCTTGGGATTTGGCGTGGTCTGGTGGTCCATAGCCACCACTGTAACACCAATTGCAGCAAGGCTTGGGTTGCCTTTTTTACTTGTAACTCGTGCCATCATGGGAATTGGTGAG GGTGTTGCCATGCCAGCTATGAATAATCTTCTGTCAAGGTGGGTTCCAGTAGCAGAGAGAAGTAGATCATTGGCTCTAGTGTATAGTGGAATGTATCTTGGATCTGTAACTGGCCTGGCCTTTTCACCATTATTAATACATAAGTTTGGTTGGCCATCTGTATTTTATTCATTTGGTTCTCTTGGCACAGTTTGGTTTGCAGTGTGGCTAAATAAG GCACACAGTACGCCTCTTGACGATCCTGGGTTGCGGCTTGATGAAAAGAAGCTGATTCTCAGCAATAGCGTATGCAAGGAGCCTGTTAAATCTATACCTTGGAGATTAATTTTGTCAAAATCTCCTGTGTGGGCCCTTATAATTTCTCACTTCTGTCACAATTGGGGAACATTTATTCTTCTCACATGGATGCCTACATATTATCACCAG GTGTTGAAGTTTAATCTTACTGAATCTGGAATGTTTTCGGTCTTGCCTTGGCTTACCATGGCCTTCTCGGCAAACGTTGGTGGGTGGATTGCTGATTCTTTGGTGAGCAAAGGTGTATCTGTCACCATTGTTAGAAAG ATAATGCAGACGATTGGATTTCTTGGCCCTGCATTTTTCCTGACTCAGTTAAACCATGTTGATTCTCCTGCAATGGCAGTTTTGTGTATGGCCTGCAGTCAG GGTACAGATGCTTTTTCACAATCTGGTTTATATTCCAATCATCAAGATATTGCCCCTCGCTATTCT GGGGTGCTGCTCGGTCTATCAAATACTGCGGGAGTGCTGGCTGGTGTTTTTGGAACAGCAGCAACTGGTTACATTTTGCAACATG GTTCATGGGATGATGTCTTCAAGGTCTCAGTTGGCCTTTATTTGGCTGGAACCGTGGTGTGGAACCTCTTCTCAACTGGTGAGAAAATATTGGATTAA
- the LOC113730344 gene encoding sodium-dependent phosphate transport protein 1, chloroplastic isoform X1, with translation MTAGGASVISFYSPPSYHNSPEIQLQRRIWSSSFRFDARFKLQLPIYPLNRASSSVHVCSGSSRSSSNGVVVGRKSSWRVWTDLKSKPYDVADSERESLKFQDAFNDAALKNGDAVDGQIVDIAEIRWWEQFPKRWVIVLLCFSAFLLCNMDRVNMSIAILPMASEFNWSPSTVGLIQSSFFWGYLLTQVAGGMWADTVGGKFVLGFGVVWWSIATTVTPIAARLGLPFLLVTRAIMGIGEGVAMPAMNNLLSRWVPVAERSRSLALVYSGMYLGSVTGLAFSPLLIHKFGWPSVFYSFGSLGTVWFAVWLNKAHSTPLDDPGLRLDEKKLILSNSVCKEPVKSIPWRLILSKSPVWALIISHFCHNWGTFILLTWMPTYYHQVLKFNLTESGMFSVLPWLTMAFSANVGGWIADSLVSKGVSVTIVRKIMQTIGFLGPAFFLTQLNHVDSPAMAVLCMACSQGTDAFSQSGLYSNHQDIAPRYSGVLLGLSNTAGVLAGVFGTAATGYILQHGSWDDVFKVSVGLYLAGTVVWNLFSTGEKILD, from the exons ATGACGGCGGGAGGAGCTtctgtcatttccttttactCTCCACCTAGCTACCATAATTCACCCGAAATTCAACTTCAAAGACGAATTTGGAGCTCCAGTTTTCGCTTCGATGCCCGTTTCAAGTTGCAGTTACCGATATACCCTTTGAACCGCGCCAGTTCTTCTGTGCATGTTTGTTCAGGTTCAAGTAGAAGTAGCAGTAATGGCGTAGTAGTAGGGAGAAAGAGTAGCTGGAGGGTGTGGACGGACTTGAAATCGAAGCCGTACGATGTTGCGGACTCCGAACGAGAGTCGTTAAAGTTTCAGGATGCTTTCAACGACGCCGCACTGAAGAATGGCGACGCTGTTGATGGACAGATTGTCGACATTGCTGAAATTCGATGGTGGGAGCAGTTCCCAAAGCGTTGGGTGATCGTGCTTCTCTGTTTCTCGGCTTTTCTGCTTTGCAACATGGATAGA GTAAATATGAGTATTGCTATACTTCCGATGGCCTCAGAGTTCAACTGGAGTCCATCAACAGTGGGTTTAATAcaatcttcatttttctggGGATATCTTCTCACTCAG GTTGCAGGAGGTATGTGGGCTGACACTGTAGGTGGGAAGTTTGTCTTGGGATTTGGCGTGGTCTGGTGGTCCATAGCCACCACTGTAACACCAATTGCAGCAAGGCTTGGGTTGCCTTTTTTACTTGTAACTCGTGCCATCATGGGAATTGGTGAG GGTGTTGCCATGCCAGCTATGAATAATCTTCTGTCAAGGTGGGTTCCAGTAGCAGAGAGAAGTAGATCATTGGCTCTAGTGTATAGTGGAATGTATCTTGGATCTGTAACTGGCCTGGCCTTTTCACCATTATTAATACATAAGTTTGGTTGGCCATCTGTATTTTATTCATTTGGTTCTCTTGGCACAGTTTGGTTTGCAGTGTGGCTAAATAAG GCACACAGTACGCCTCTTGACGATCCTGGGTTGCGGCTTGATGAAAAGAAGCTGATTCTCAGCAATAGCGTATGCAAGGAGCCTGTTAAATCTATACCTTGGAGATTAATTTTGTCAAAATCTCCTGTGTGGGCCCTTATAATTTCTCACTTCTGTCACAATTGGGGAACATTTATTCTTCTCACATGGATGCCTACATATTATCACCAG GTGTTGAAGTTTAATCTTACTGAATCTGGAATGTTTTCGGTCTTGCCTTGGCTTACCATGGCCTTCTCGGCAAACGTTGGTGGGTGGATTGCTGATTCTTTGGTGAGCAAAGGTGTATCTGTCACCATTGTTAGAAAG ATAATGCAGACGATTGGATTTCTTGGCCCTGCATTTTTCCTGACTCAGTTAAACCATGTTGATTCTCCTGCAATGGCAGTTTTGTGTATGGCCTGCAGTCAG GGTACAGATGCTTTTTCACAATCTGGTTTATATTCCAATCATCAAGATATTGCCCCTCGCTATTCT GGGGTGCTGCTCGGTCTATCAAATACTGCGGGAGTGCTGGCTGGTGTTTTTGGAACAGCAGCAACTGGTTACATTTTGCAACATG GTTCATGGGATGATGTCTTCAAGGTCTCAGTTGGCCTTTATTTGGCTGGAACCGTGGTGTGGAACCTCTTCTCAACTGGTGAGAAAATATTGGATTAA
- the LOC140036668 gene encoding uncharacterized protein codes for MASLRPLLSNLLYLLLLLLLHLGCFIFNTSSSSSHRQSKKRKLSDTPVTPSPPASRLKFTPSKALSSSWSFLKRAFCSKPATPTSSPAAIPILSPSSSTRSLTQPATAIHLGSSDTLLSDHQTSIRPVSESDISSDQPFFPLRNNIYPCPICGEIFQNPSLLEQHQSVKHAVSELVDGDTGKNIVNIIFRTGWPGMAKSPAVHRILKIHCGPKILMRFEEYRECVMSAAAGNGGVRRRDERCIADGNELLRFHCTTFLCELGQNGNSSLCNHQYCSVCGIIASGFSPKMDGISTLSTSWRAHASIPEDMEEEFKYLRVKRAMLVCRVIAGRIGCDPEDADKLDPGFDSLVGRENGVPARLDEEDELLVFNPRAVLPCFVIVYTV; via the coding sequence ATGGCCAGCTTACGCCCTCTCTTGTCCAACTTGCTCTACCTTCTCCTCCTGCTCCTCCTCCACCTTGGCTGCTTCATCTTCAacacctcctcctcctcctctcacCGCCAATCCAAAAAGCGGAAGCTATCTGACACCCCAGTAACCCCTTCTCCGCCAGCTTCTCGTCTCAAGTTCACGCCTTCTAAGGCTCTCTCCTCCTCTTGGTCGTTCCTCAAACGCGCCTTCTGCTCCAAGCCTGCCACCCCAACATCATCACCAGCCGCCATCCCCATCCTCTCACCTTCCTCCTCTACGAGATCCTTAACACAACCCGCTACCGCCATCCATCTCGGCTCATCCGACACCCTCCTCTCGGACCACCAGACTAGTATCCGACCCGTTTCCGAGTCCGATATCTCCTCCGACCAACCCTTCTTCCCTCTCCGGAACAACATCTACCCTTGCCCAATTTGCGGCGAAATCTTCCAGAACCCCAGCCTCCTCGAACAGCATCAGTCCGTGAAGCACGCGGTTTCGGAGCTCGTTGACGGGGACACGGGCAAGAACATCGTCAACATCATCTTCAGAACGGGTTGGCCCGGAATGGCGAAGAGCCCGGCCGTCCATCGGATCCTGAAGATTCACTGCGGTCCCAAGATACTGATGAGGTTCGAGGAGTACAGGGAATGCGTGATGTCAGCAGCAGCGGGGAACGGCGGCGTCAGGAGGCGGGACGAGAGGTGTATCGCTGACGGGAACGAGCTGTTGAGGTTTCATTGCACGACGTTCTTGTGTGAGCTGGGGCAAAATGGCAATTCCAGCTTGTGCAATCATCAGTACTGCAGCGTGTGCGGGATCATAGCAAGCGGGTTCTCGCCCAAGATGGACGGAATCTCCACGCTTTCCACCAGTTGGAGGGCACACGCGTCCATCCCCGAGGACATGGAGGAGGAGTTCAAGTACTTGCGCGTGAAGCGGGCCATGCTGGTCTGCCGGGTCATTGCGGGTCGGATAGGATGCGACCCGGAAGACGCGGATAAGCTGGATCCCGGGTTCGACTCATTGGTGGGCAGGGAGAATGGGGTGCCTGCTAGACTGGACGAAGAGGATGAGTTGTTGGTTTTTAATCCGAGGGCGGTGCTTCCTTGTTTCGTGATAGTCTATACTGTGTAA